One stretch of Schlesneria sp. DSM 10557 DNA includes these proteins:
- a CDS encoding ABC transporter ATP-binding protein: protein MSQSEAVIEIRNLSKVYRDFWGRPKVRALNALSLDIRKGEVFGLLGPNGSGKTTTLKLLLGLLFPTEGEISILGKPAADVSKNEKIGYLPEESYLYRFLNAYETLDFYGRLFNLSAAERKERSDKLLDLVKLAPQARRRQLKEYSKGMTRRIGVAQALINDPDLVMLDEPTSGLDPLGNRDMKDLILDLKKQGKTVLMCSHLLADVQDVCDRIAILYGGELKVMGRVDELLKVQDETQIRSTLLSDAAKKEVEEVLARHGAKYTVDQPTENLEDLFLKTVKESRDRPGHRNVAEPQSAS from the coding sequence ATGAGCCAGTCTGAGGCTGTCATCGAGATTCGCAATTTGTCGAAAGTCTATCGCGACTTCTGGGGTCGCCCTAAAGTTAGAGCTCTCAATGCTTTGAGTCTCGATATCCGTAAGGGTGAAGTGTTCGGACTGTTGGGGCCGAACGGATCCGGGAAGACCACGACGCTGAAGCTGTTGCTGGGACTTCTCTTCCCTACGGAAGGGGAGATTTCGATTCTCGGTAAGCCTGCTGCTGACGTCAGCAAGAACGAGAAGATTGGATATCTGCCGGAAGAGTCTTATCTTTACCGGTTCCTGAATGCTTACGAAACGCTCGATTTCTACGGTCGGCTGTTCAACCTGTCTGCTGCCGAACGAAAAGAGCGATCTGACAAACTGCTCGATCTGGTCAAGCTGGCTCCGCAAGCCCGTCGCCGGCAACTGAAAGAGTACTCCAAAGGGATGACTCGCCGAATCGGGGTCGCCCAGGCTCTGATCAACGATCCTGATCTGGTGATGCTCGACGAACCGACCAGCGGTCTCGATCCGCTCGGTAATCGTGACATGAAGGACCTGATTCTGGACCTGAAGAAGCAGGGGAAAACCGTTCTGATGTGCAGCCACCTGCTGGCTGACGTGCAGGACGTCTGCGACCGGATCGCCATCCTTTACGGTGGTGAGCTGAAAGTGATGGGGCGTGTCGACGAACTGCTGAAGGTTCAGGACGAGACCCAGATTCGCAGCACTCTGCTGAGTGATGCCGCGAAGAAGGAAGTGGAAGAAGTCCTCGCGCGTCATGGTGCGAAATACACCGTGGATCAACCGACCGAGAACCTGGAAGACCTGTTCCTGAAAACGGTCAAGGAAAGCCGCGATCGTCCCGGCCACCGCAACGTTGCCGAACCACAGTCCGCGTCCTGA
- a CDS encoding ABC transporter permease, translating into MYFDPAIYRLNPLYSLLNWAVVAGALTFVVMFVSLLNLVLTRGSKGFGIFFGELGAMLSDLIHLSPRRIWALTRLTFMEAYRRKALAVFVVFGLLFMFAGWFMGDSKEIKPDQVKVYISFVLTALSWLTLPVVLLLCCFGIPEDIRIRSIHTVVTKPARRVEIVLGRMIGISLIGYLVLLVMATVGYIWIVRQIPTEAQGLLICRVPVYGDGMRFIDREGNQGATGINVGDIWSFRSYIEGATKARAQWLFSNVNESMLDSDGNLNLENSFTAFRSYKGDMTRPLFYDIKIFNPDTNLAYTTDPSPVAEFRSTMNKIPRKLTVDDKQYDLLTDFVTEKKQMFVEVSCIDREQYIGMARPDLFIRMPDRDFWVGYWKAVLGIALTLTLVTMIGVAASTIVKGPIATALTLVIYILSGRNAHQFMDQLVSGQVQGGGVLESIYRLVTQMGPSQELPANPAFKIVQGVDGILNSFLWLCKQVIPRSEYFNMPEFVANGFDVPWATSLLPSLLVTSAFIIPCVVLGYFALRIRELESK; encoded by the coding sequence ATGTATTTTGATCCTGCGATTTATCGACTGAACCCTCTGTACTCACTGCTCAACTGGGCCGTGGTGGCGGGGGCTTTAACATTTGTCGTCATGTTCGTCTCGTTGTTGAACCTGGTCCTGACTCGCGGGAGTAAGGGCTTCGGGATCTTCTTCGGCGAACTTGGGGCGATGTTGTCAGATCTGATTCATCTGTCCCCTCGCCGCATCTGGGCATTGACCCGCCTGACGTTCATGGAAGCTTACCGACGCAAGGCCCTGGCGGTCTTTGTTGTCTTCGGTCTGCTGTTCATGTTCGCCGGCTGGTTCATGGGCGATTCTAAAGAAATCAAACCCGATCAGGTCAAAGTCTATATCAGCTTTGTGCTGACGGCCCTGAGCTGGTTGACACTGCCCGTAGTTCTGCTGCTCTGCTGCTTCGGCATTCCTGAAGATATTCGCATTCGCTCGATTCACACCGTCGTGACCAAGCCCGCACGCCGGGTTGAAATCGTGCTGGGCCGTATGATTGGTATTTCGCTGATCGGTTATCTGGTGCTGCTGGTGATGGCCACGGTGGGCTATATCTGGATCGTTCGCCAGATTCCCACCGAAGCGCAGGGGTTGCTGATCTGCCGTGTTCCGGTTTATGGCGATGGAATGCGATTCATCGATCGCGAAGGAAACCAGGGCGCGACCGGGATCAACGTGGGGGATATCTGGTCGTTTCGCAGTTACATAGAAGGGGCGACAAAAGCACGAGCCCAGTGGCTATTTTCGAACGTCAATGAATCGATGCTCGACAGTGACGGGAACTTGAACCTCGAGAACTCATTCACCGCATTTCGCAGCTACAAAGGGGATATGACACGCCCGCTGTTCTACGATATCAAGATCTTTAATCCTGATACGAACCTGGCATACACGACGGACCCCAGTCCCGTGGCCGAGTTTCGCAGTACGATGAACAAGATTCCTCGTAAACTGACGGTGGACGACAAGCAGTACGATCTCCTCACCGACTTTGTCACAGAGAAGAAGCAGATGTTCGTTGAGGTCTCGTGTATCGACCGCGAACAGTATATCGGGATGGCTCGCCCGGACTTGTTCATCCGGATGCCTGACCGTGATTTCTGGGTCGGTTACTGGAAAGCCGTGTTGGGGATTGCCCTCACGTTAACCCTGGTCACGATGATTGGTGTCGCAGCGAGTACCATTGTTAAAGGACCTATCGCCACGGCACTGACTCTGGTGATTTACATCCTGTCGGGGCGGAACGCTCATCAGTTTATGGATCAACTGGTGTCCGGCCAGGTTCAAGGGGGTGGCGTTCTCGAATCGATTTATCGACTCGTCACTCAAATGGGACCGAGCCAGGAACTGCCTGCCAATCCTGCGTTCAAGATCGTTCAAGGAGTGGATGGGATCCTCAACAGCTTCCTGTGGTTGTGCAAGCAGGTGATCCCCCGGTCCGAATATTTCAACATGCCTGAGTTCGTGGCAAATGGATTTGATGTCCCCTGGGCCACGTCTCTGCTGCCGAGTCTTCTGGTGACATCCGCATTCATTATTCCCTGCGTCGTTCTGGGGTATTTCGCGCTTCGAATTCGCGAACTGGAGTCCAAATGA
- a CDS encoding HD domain-containing protein, with protein MTAWDQVIKRTAEHVRRTLENDTTGHDWWHIDRVRRNALRIAAEEKADMVIVELAALLHDIADWKFHGGDDTAGPRAAHAWLSENNIDPAVVDAVCDIVARVTFKGAGVSTEMPTIEGKCVQDGDRLDAIGAIGVARAFTYGGHMGRPMHDPSVPAELHSSFAAYKSKSGPTINHFYEKLLLLKDRMQTDSGRRIAHERHAFMENYLQQFLAEWNGADGPVVTQTPSA; from the coding sequence ATGACGGCTTGGGATCAGGTCATCAAGCGGACCGCCGAACACGTTCGGCGGACGCTTGAGAATGACACGACAGGACACGACTGGTGGCACATCGATCGGGTCCGCCGTAACGCTCTGCGAATTGCCGCAGAAGAGAAGGCGGACATGGTCATCGTGGAACTGGCCGCTCTGCTGCACGATATCGCTGACTGGAAGTTTCATGGCGGTGATGACACCGCCGGGCCACGGGCAGCCCATGCGTGGCTGAGTGAGAACAATATTGATCCTGCCGTCGTGGATGCCGTGTGTGATATTGTTGCTCGAGTGACCTTCAAAGGGGCGGGTGTTTCGACGGAAATGCCGACGATTGAAGGCAAATGCGTTCAGGACGGAGACCGTCTGGATGCGATTGGAGCAATCGGTGTTGCTCGTGCATTTACCTATGGCGGGCACATGGGGCGGCCGATGCATGACCCGTCGGTCCCCGCGGAACTGCATTCGTCGTTCGCTGCTTACAAGTCGAAGTCAGGTCCGACGATCAATCACTTCTACGAAAAACTGCTGCTGCTGAAAGATCGAATGCAGACGGATTCAGGGCGGCGAATCGCTCATGAACGCCACGCATTCATGGAAAACTACCTGCAGCAGTTCCTGGCGGAATGGAACGGCGCGGACGGGCCTGTCGTCACCCAGACACCCTCCGCCTGA
- a CDS encoding spermidine synthase, whose protein sequence is MNTQERWIGESFTPDDIWQHRVSKVLHHQQTPFQELYVVESGAYGKALVLDGRWQTCTGDEFLYHEPLVHTPFVLYGQPRRILIAGGADGGAAREALKWNDVEEILLVDIDRNAIEACRQHLPEIHQGSLNDPRVRIEAADAFDVIANTSGWDVIIADLTDPIESGPAYKLFTKEFFTHCQNALTPGGFFVNQAGSQSPPLIEPLARTAKTIASVFRDTAIATVNVPTYGSAWGFVVASDKPFEKRPDVNQVDQLLQRATSSPMRMFDGQTLLGILQSSKLVRDRIAAESLIYTLSNPPQIARH, encoded by the coding sequence ATGAATACACAAGAACGCTGGATCGGTGAATCATTCACCCCTGACGACATCTGGCAGCACCGCGTCAGCAAGGTTCTTCACCATCAGCAGACACCGTTTCAGGAACTGTACGTCGTCGAAAGTGGTGCTTATGGAAAAGCACTCGTCCTCGACGGCCGATGGCAGACATGCACCGGTGACGAATTCCTTTACCACGAACCGCTCGTTCACACTCCCTTTGTTCTCTACGGTCAGCCTCGCCGGATTCTGATTGCCGGCGGAGCCGACGGAGGAGCGGCCCGCGAGGCGCTCAAGTGGAACGACGTGGAAGAGATTCTGCTCGTCGACATTGACCGCAATGCCATCGAGGCCTGTCGACAGCATCTGCCAGAAATCCATCAAGGTTCACTCAACGACCCACGCGTCAGGATTGAAGCCGCGGATGCCTTCGATGTGATTGCGAACACAAGCGGCTGGGATGTCATTATCGCCGACCTGACCGACCCCATTGAATCTGGCCCGGCCTACAAGCTGTTCACGAAAGAATTCTTTACGCACTGCCAGAACGCCCTCACGCCAGGCGGTTTTTTCGTCAATCAAGCGGGTTCCCAGTCACCCCCGCTCATCGAACCTCTCGCCAGAACAGCGAAGACGATTGCATCCGTATTCCGCGATACGGCGATTGCGACCGTCAACGTCCCGACATACGGGTCCGCCTGGGGATTTGTCGTCGCGTCGGATAAGCCGTTCGAAAAACGCCCCGACGTCAATCAGGTCGACCAGCTCTTACAGCGAGCCACGTCCAGCCCCATGCGAATGTTTGACGGCCAGACACTGCTCGGCATTCTGCAGTCGTCCAAGCTGGTCAGGGACCGCATTGCGGCTGAATCACTCATCTACACCCTGTCGAATCCGCCCCAGATCGCCCGGCACTAA
- a CDS encoding SDR family NAD(P)-dependent oxidoreductase: MSIFDRFRLNGKRLLITGGSRGLGREMALAIADAGADVVLVGREATSLKGTADDIRALGRQAWAIEGDVSQPGQCEAICNQVLQHHGPIDILINNVGGRRIDVQIEDQTLEQWQQIIDLNLTSTFLCMKYIGKSMIERGQGGRIINIASISGMVANRGIGGRSYETAKAAVMHLTRSAAADWAPHKITVNAICPGGFMTAPNIRWANDAPEMIKGFRQQIPSGDFGQPEDLGPLAVYLASDASRYVTGAAMVIDGGYTLW, translated from the coding sequence ATGAGTATCTTCGACCGGTTTCGACTGAATGGAAAACGTCTTCTCATCACCGGCGGCAGCCGGGGACTGGGTCGCGAAATGGCGCTCGCGATTGCAGACGCGGGGGCCGATGTCGTCCTGGTCGGCCGCGAAGCGACCAGTTTGAAAGGGACTGCCGATGATATTCGTGCCCTTGGGCGACAGGCCTGGGCAATCGAAGGGGACGTCAGTCAGCCGGGACAGTGCGAAGCGATCTGCAATCAGGTCCTGCAGCATCATGGTCCGATCGACATCCTGATTAATAATGTGGGAGGACGACGAATTGACGTCCAGATCGAGGATCAGACACTCGAGCAGTGGCAGCAGATCATCGATTTGAATCTGACCAGCACGTTCCTGTGCATGAAATACATCGGTAAATCGATGATCGAACGAGGGCAGGGGGGCCGGATCATCAATATCGCTTCCATTTCGGGAATGGTCGCCAACCGCGGAATCGGTGGCCGAAGCTACGAAACCGCCAAGGCTGCTGTCATGCATCTGACCCGTTCGGCCGCAGCGGATTGGGCTCCGCACAAGATCACGGTCAATGCGATCTGTCCGGGAGGATTCATGACCGCTCCCAATATCCGCTGGGCCAATGACGCCCCTGAAATGATCAAGGGATTCCGTCAACAGATTCCGAGCGGAGACTTCGGTCAGCCTGAAGATCTGGGGCCGTTGGCGGTTTACCTGGCCAGTGACGCGTCCCGCTACGTCACGGGAGCCGCGATGGTCATTGACGGTGGCTATACGCTTTGGTGA
- a CDS encoding MBL fold metallo-hydrolase, whose protein sequence is MVENLPIHTLEHDGLTIEGYSRAAVQSYWRIPELKLGFDLGGSPWDFMNIPTIFVTHAHLDHMAALPVYVARRRMMKMEPPRIYLPEENVEWAERLLKVWQQLDRGRMVCELIGVKAGQEIEISRDHVVTVFPTRHTVPSVGYVVWQRRKKLKPQYITLTGNEIRDLRMSGEEVTHEVRTPLVCYTGDTAPPGIDNYPPVFEAKILITEITFFRPEHRKEKIYKFGHMHLDDIIERADKFHNELIIAMHFSTRYATNQIERAVMKRIPQQLKDRIRLWL, encoded by the coding sequence ATGGTCGAAAACCTGCCAATTCACACGCTTGAGCACGACGGCCTGACAATCGAGGGTTACTCCCGGGCGGCCGTGCAGAGCTACTGGCGAATCCCGGAACTGAAACTCGGATTCGACCTGGGAGGAAGTCCCTGGGACTTCATGAATATCCCCACGATCTTCGTCACGCACGCACACCTGGACCACATGGCGGCTCTGCCAGTCTATGTCGCGCGCCGGCGGATGATGAAAATGGAACCTCCCCGGATTTACCTTCCGGAAGAAAACGTCGAATGGGCCGAACGCCTGCTGAAAGTCTGGCAGCAACTGGATCGGGGCCGCATGGTCTGCGAACTGATCGGCGTCAAGGCCGGCCAGGAAATCGAGATCTCACGTGATCACGTCGTGACGGTCTTTCCGACCCGCCATACGGTCCCCTCAGTGGGATACGTCGTCTGGCAGCGCCGCAAAAAACTCAAGCCCCAGTACATCACACTCACCGGTAACGAAATCCGGGATCTGAGAATGTCAGGTGAGGAAGTCACACACGAAGTGCGAACTCCGCTCGTCTGCTATACGGGTGACACGGCTCCTCCCGGAATCGATAACTATCCCCCCGTCTTCGAAGCCAAGATCCTGATTACAGAAATCACATTCTTCCGCCCCGAACACCGCAAGGAAAAGATCTACAAATTCGGACACATGCACCTGGACGACATCATCGAACGTGCAGACAAGTTCCATAACGAACTGATCATTGCCATGCACTTCAGTACGCGATACGCCACAAACCAGATTGAACGGGCCGTGATGAAACGAATCCCGCAACAGTTGAAAGATCGAATCCGGCTGTGGCTCTGA
- a CDS encoding Gfo/Idh/MocA family protein yields the protein MVRIGIVGIGFMGWAHFSGAMKFNEAGRITGSKLKGGTVTTICARSPEKLIGDWTSIQGNYGPRGAKLDLTKIVAYDNYEQMLASPDIDLIDICLPNDKHEEVAIAALNAGKDVLIEKPIAIDLKSAERMVAAARKTGRKLMVAQVLPFFPEFKFAAETIASGKYGKLQAAHFRRVISSPKWSAEMSDFRKLGGWGIDLHIHDNHFISLICGVPQQVFSRGLLQDGYVNHVHTQYLYEDPSLAISAVSGGIAADGLGFSAGFEIYLEKATLLYSASTLAGEWTPDRPLTVVTGGKVTQPKLKGGTEWCSAFTAELQLAVDAVKSRETPRLLSDELARDALKVCYAEAKSIQTGKPVKVS from the coding sequence ATGGTTAGAATTGGAATCGTCGGAATTGGTTTCATGGGGTGGGCCCACTTTTCCGGGGCAATGAAATTCAACGAAGCGGGTCGCATCACCGGTTCGAAGCTCAAGGGTGGCACGGTCACAACAATCTGCGCGCGCAGCCCCGAAAAGCTGATCGGCGACTGGACCTCGATCCAAGGGAACTATGGTCCTCGAGGCGCCAAGCTCGATCTCACCAAGATCGTCGCTTACGATAACTATGAGCAGATGCTGGCTTCTCCAGACATCGACCTGATCGACATCTGCCTGCCAAACGACAAGCATGAAGAAGTCGCCATCGCCGCGCTGAACGCCGGTAAGGATGTCCTGATCGAGAAGCCGATCGCCATCGACCTGAAGTCAGCCGAGCGCATGGTCGCTGCCGCGCGCAAGACCGGCCGCAAATTGATGGTGGCCCAGGTGCTGCCCTTCTTCCCCGAATTCAAATTCGCCGCCGAGACGATCGCGTCCGGAAAATACGGCAAGCTGCAGGCCGCTCACTTCCGCCGCGTCATCTCGTCACCGAAATGGTCGGCCGAAATGTCCGACTTCCGCAAACTCGGCGGGTGGGGGATTGATCTCCACATTCATGACAACCACTTCATCAGCCTGATCTGTGGTGTCCCGCAACAGGTCTTTTCGCGCGGTCTGCTTCAGGATGGATACGTCAATCACGTCCATACCCAGTACCTCTACGAAGACCCGTCACTCGCCATCAGCGCTGTCAGCGGAGGAATCGCCGCCGACGGTCTCGGTTTCTCAGCCGGCTTCGAAATCTATCTCGAGAAAGCCACTCTTCTCTATAGCGCCAGTACCCTGGCGGGTGAATGGACCCCGGACCGCCCTCTCACCGTTGTCACCGGCGGCAAGGTAACCCAACCGAAGCTCAAGGGAGGGACCGAATGGTGCTCTGCCTTCACCGCCGAACTCCAGCTGGCCGTCGACGCCGTCAAGTCACGAGAAACGCCACGACTTCTGTCTGACGAACTCGCACGTGACGCACTGAAGGTCTGCTACGCTGAAGCGAAGAGCATCCAGACGGGCAAGCCGGTCAAGGTCAGCTAG
- a CDS encoding carbon storage regulator: MLVLSRKPGEKILIGENVTVTIVRIGPNTVRIGIEAPRDMNIVREELYQTAGHLEDPLKGHQDVESL; this comes from the coding sequence ATGTTGGTGCTCTCTCGAAAGCCAGGCGAAAAAATTCTGATTGGTGAAAATGTGACGGTCACGATCGTCAGGATCGGTCCGAATACCGTGCGGATCGGTATTGAAGCGCCGCGCGACATGAATATCGTCCGCGAAGAGCTCTACCAGACGGCAGGGCATCTTGAAGACCCGCTCAAGGGGCATCAGGATGTGGAGTCTCTCTAA
- a CDS encoding DUF1501 domain-containing protein: MMHLSGSGVAHTCDGVSRRDFMQVGSLGAIGLSMADAAAMEARAAESSTKRPGKDQRSCIMIFNLGAPSQLDTFDPKPDAPAEIRGPFKAISTKSPAIQISEIFPRHAAIADKISFVRSCNHGAPAVHDAGWQMMQTGRFFTGGVNTPHAGSVTSYLMGRKTDLPPFVVLPELMGSGGGNLPNGQAGGFLGKAYDPFALNADPSRPDFAVPDLLPPAQLGEVRLQRRQRLRNVVEQSLSGFEQSENAQLIDSSFQSAFRLISSPQAREAFDLNKESPAVRERYGMNRFGQCCLLARRLVEAGVRFVTINTFLTVFNEVTWDIHGTLPFTSIEGMKNIVAPMYDQAYTALIEDLVERGMLDETLVCNLAEFGRTPRVNPAGGRDHWPQCWTVYFAGGGVQGGRVVGRSDPIGGYPAERPVTPPDVVATIYHSLGFNVEEHLPGPAGRPFPLADFGTKPILELF, from the coding sequence ATGATGCATCTTTCGGGTTCTGGAGTGGCACACACGTGCGACGGCGTTTCGCGGCGCGACTTCATGCAGGTCGGCTCGCTAGGCGCGATCGGACTTTCGATGGCTGACGCCGCGGCGATGGAAGCGCGTGCCGCTGAGTCTTCAACGAAGCGGCCCGGCAAGGATCAGCGATCATGCATCATGATTTTCAATCTTGGTGCGCCGAGTCAGCTCGACACGTTCGATCCCAAACCGGATGCCCCCGCAGAGATTCGGGGGCCCTTCAAGGCCATCTCGACGAAGTCACCCGCGATTCAGATCAGTGAGATCTTCCCCCGACATGCCGCCATTGCCGATAAGATCTCGTTTGTTCGCAGTTGTAATCATGGTGCTCCCGCGGTGCATGATGCGGGATGGCAGATGATGCAGACCGGGCGTTTCTTCACCGGAGGGGTCAACACGCCGCATGCCGGCAGCGTGACATCTTATCTGATGGGGCGCAAGACGGATCTTCCTCCCTTCGTGGTTCTTCCCGAACTGATGGGATCAGGGGGTGGAAACCTGCCCAACGGACAAGCGGGCGGGTTCCTCGGCAAGGCGTATGATCCCTTTGCCCTCAATGCGGATCCCTCCAGGCCCGACTTTGCAGTCCCGGATCTATTGCCTCCTGCGCAGCTTGGCGAAGTCCGCCTTCAGCGTCGTCAGCGCTTGCGGAACGTCGTCGAGCAGTCGCTCTCAGGATTCGAGCAAAGCGAGAATGCCCAATTGATTGACAGCAGTTTTCAGTCGGCCTTTCGTCTGATTTCCAGTCCACAGGCCCGCGAGGCGTTCGACCTGAACAAGGAATCGCCCGCCGTTCGCGAACGATATGGAATGAATCGGTTTGGCCAGTGCTGTCTTCTCGCGCGTCGCCTGGTTGAGGCGGGGGTTCGGTTCGTCACAATTAACACCTTCCTGACGGTGTTCAACGAAGTGACCTGGGACATTCATGGGACACTCCCTTTCACCTCCATCGAAGGGATGAAGAACATCGTGGCGCCCATGTACGATCAGGCCTACACCGCATTGATTGAAGACCTGGTCGAACGAGGGATGCTCGACGAAACCCTCGTCTGCAACCTCGCCGAATTTGGCAGAACGCCACGCGTGAATCCTGCGGGGGGGAGAGACCACTGGCCACAATGCTGGACCGTGTACTTTGCAGGAGGAGGAGTTCAGGGGGGCCGCGTTGTCGGACGGAGTGACCCGATTGGCGGTTATCCCGCGGAACGACCCGTGACGCCTCCCGATGTTGTCGCGACGATCTATCACAGTTTGGGATTCAATGTGGAAGAGCATCTTCCTGGTCCCGCAGGTCGGCCGTTTCCTCTGGCCGACTTCGGTACGAAGCCAATCCTTGAGCTGTTTTAG
- a CDS encoding threonine/serine dehydratase yields the protein MTLKIASMEDVRDAEAVIRQHLSPAPLIRSYPLERELGLTNGRRVWLKDYGWTPVGSFKLLGALYWMSKNLDRIGDLPVAAHSSGNFASGISFAGMRYQKKVIVVMPNTAPNVKFQLTRSFGAEVMTYDIARDHETGERDKLTRKIAEEHHAVQASPYDDPYVIAGNGVGGLEIVRDLQRERRQISQFVCQVSGGGLMAGHALAIADGFPTAQIIGVEPDGATDFAQSLAAGHRVRVDHPKSICDGLLSYDVGQHNWPILQKCLSKAVAVPDLETRKAMKWLYETHGLRTEPSGAISTAALLTGKISLDGEGDIVIVLSGRNVDESRFREWITIS from the coding sequence ATGACGTTGAAAATCGCATCGATGGAAGACGTTCGCGATGCAGAAGCGGTCATTCGCCAACATCTTTCACCTGCCCCGCTCATCCGCTCCTACCCGCTTGAACGAGAGCTCGGCCTGACCAATGGTCGCCGCGTCTGGCTGAAGGACTACGGGTGGACTCCTGTCGGTTCCTTCAAATTATTAGGGGCTCTGTACTGGATGTCGAAGAATCTGGATCGCATCGGTGATCTTCCCGTTGCAGCCCATTCCTCGGGCAACTTCGCATCGGGGATTTCGTTCGCCGGAATGCGCTATCAGAAAAAAGTCATCGTGGTGATGCCCAACACCGCGCCGAACGTCAAATTTCAATTAACCAGGTCCTTCGGCGCCGAAGTCATGACCTACGACATCGCGCGAGACCACGAAACGGGCGAACGAGACAAACTGACCCGCAAGATTGCGGAAGAACACCACGCCGTTCAGGCATCCCCCTACGATGACCCGTATGTGATTGCCGGGAATGGCGTCGGTGGCCTGGAAATCGTTCGCGATCTTCAGCGTGAAAGACGGCAAATCTCACAGTTTGTCTGTCAGGTCAGCGGGGGAGGCCTGATGGCAGGCCACGCCCTGGCGATCGCCGACGGTTTCCCAACCGCTCAAATTATTGGGGTTGAACCTGACGGCGCAACCGATTTCGCCCAGTCGCTCGCCGCAGGACACCGCGTGCGCGTTGACCACCCCAAAAGCATCTGCGACGGGTTGCTCTCTTATGACGTGGGTCAGCACAACTGGCCGATCCTTCAGAAGTGTCTGTCGAAGGCGGTTGCAGTCCCCGACCTGGAAACACGGAAAGCCATGAAGTGGCTCTACGAGACCCACGGTCTGCGGACCGAGCCTTCCGGCGCGATTTCCACAGCCGCCCTGCTGACCGGGAAGATCTCGCTGGACGGAGAAGGGGACATCGTCATCGTCCTGAGCGGAAGAAACGTGGATGAATCACGCTTCCGGGAATGGATCACAATTTCCTGA
- a CDS encoding DNA gyrase inhibitor YacG → MIRLPECPICQKAVAPATDPASNYAPFCSRRCKEVDLIRWCEGRYAIVEKLDPARQLEELASGQDAELEDELLTDE, encoded by the coding sequence TTGATCCGCTTGCCAGAATGCCCAATCTGCCAGAAGGCAGTCGCTCCGGCCACCGATCCTGCCAGTAATTACGCCCCCTTTTGCAGTCGCCGTTGTAAAGAAGTCGACCTGATTCGGTGGTGCGAGGGGCGTTATGCCATCGTGGAAAAACTCGACCCCGCCCGGCAATTGGAAGAATTGGCAAGCGGTCAGGATGCGGAATTGGAAGACGAACTTCTCACTGACGAGTAG
- a CDS encoding FmdB family zinc ribbon protein — MPTYDYKCDACDHLWEEFQSIKAAPVKKCPKCGKSKAKRQIGGGAGLIFKGSGFYLTDYRSDSYKKAAAADKPSSDSGSASKSDSGSKSDS, encoded by the coding sequence GTGCCGACTTATGACTACAAATGTGACGCCTGCGATCATCTCTGGGAAGAGTTTCAGTCGATCAAGGCGGCGCCGGTCAAGAAGTGCCCCAAATGTGGCAAATCCAAGGCCAAACGCCAGATTGGCGGCGGCGCGGGTCTGATCTTCAAAGGGTCCGGGTTCTATCTGACAGACTATCGCAGCGACTCTTACAAGAAAGCAGCCGCAGCCGATAAGCCGTCAAGTGATTCCGGTTCTGCTTCAAAAAGCGATTCCGGCAGCAAATCCGACAGCTGA